In one Methylocaldum szegediense genomic region, the following are encoded:
- a CDS encoding cysteine peptidase family C39 domain-containing protein codes for MRLPRIRPSTLRTTLVLRLFGLVLSALLLPRLGEAAEPIASAQSLFQRALPEALVPVGRAPTADETQALESALRHYQHRSHREDVTVLTDYLERHPDSPWTIALLTNLGLIYYDTAQFSKALAAFDHAWQAGKRVDAEGPAKALIDRALGELVRMHARLGHKAALRRLLDDIKDRPLTGSATERIAGAKEGLWMMEHNPGVAYLCGPKALESIIESIQPSGIDRTAVARARSGPNGYSLAEVEALAQKARLPYRMAKRQPGADWILPAVVHWKSNHYAALLEERDGLLHIKDPTFGGDLWVSRQALEEEASGYVLVPEGRLAKGYQPVTLAEAGRVYGRGYTSSSDENATRPDDDQAKPCPDDKGLCRYNFHTMLVSLHLTDTPVGYTPPKGPAVKFTVTYNQREANQPANFSPAESVKVV; via the coding sequence ATGCGTTTGCCTCGGATTCGACCCTCCACGCTGCGAACCACGCTCGTCCTGAGGCTGTTTGGCCTGGTCCTAAGTGCGCTACTCCTGCCCCGTCTGGGCGAAGCGGCGGAACCGATTGCGTCCGCTCAGTCTCTCTTTCAACGGGCCTTGCCCGAAGCCCTCGTTCCCGTGGGCCGTGCACCGACGGCGGATGAGACGCAGGCGCTCGAATCGGCACTCCGACATTACCAGCACCGCAGCCATCGGGAGGATGTCACTGTCCTCACCGACTATCTCGAGCGCCATCCCGACAGTCCCTGGACCATCGCCTTGCTCACCAACCTGGGCCTTATTTATTACGACACGGCCCAGTTTTCCAAGGCCCTGGCCGCGTTCGACCACGCCTGGCAAGCGGGCAAACGGGTCGACGCCGAAGGCCCGGCGAAGGCATTGATCGATCGGGCTTTGGGCGAACTGGTGCGCATGCATGCCCGGCTCGGTCATAAAGCGGCACTCCGCCGGCTATTGGACGACATCAAGGATCGTCCATTGACCGGGTCCGCGACCGAACGTATTGCCGGTGCCAAAGAAGGGTTGTGGATGATGGAGCACAATCCGGGCGTAGCGTATCTCTGCGGTCCTAAGGCGCTGGAGAGCATCATCGAATCTATACAGCCCTCGGGCATCGACCGCACGGCGGTGGCGCGGGCGCGTTCCGGGCCGAACGGCTATTCGCTCGCGGAGGTCGAGGCACTCGCCCAAAAGGCGCGGTTGCCTTATCGCATGGCCAAACGGCAGCCCGGCGCGGACTGGATCCTGCCGGCGGTGGTGCACTGGAAATCCAACCACTATGCCGCTCTCCTCGAGGAACGGGATGGTCTCCTGCATATCAAGGATCCCACGTTCGGCGGCGACCTCTGGGTCAGCCGGCAAGCTCTGGAGGAGGAAGCGTCTGGTTACGTGCTGGTCCCGGAAGGCCGATTAGCCAAGGGCTATCAGCCGGTGACGCTGGCTGAAGCAGGGCGGGTCTACGGTCGCGGGTACACCAGCAGTTCCGACGAAAACGCCACCCGGCCGGATGATGATCAGGCCAAACCTTGTCCCGACGACAAGGGCCTGTGCCGATACAATTTCCACACGATGCTGGTCAGCCTCCATCTCACCGACACCCCGGTCGGCTATACCCCGCCCAAAGGTCCGGCGGTTAAATTCACCGTCACCTACAACCAACGTGAAGCCAACCAGCCGGCCAATTTTTCACCGGCTGAGTCCGTCAAGGTGGTGTAA
- the istB gene encoding IS21-like element helper ATPase IstB, whose translation MNLQHARITELSQSLKLERIGSDWPHLAQQAADREESFADFLEKLLIAEAKARAERTRQTLLKMATLPVVKTLEQYDFAFSLGAPRAQLQELAGLSFIERTENIVLLGPSGVGKTHLAIALAYRAVMAGLKTRFVTAANLMLQLTAAHRQERLKEYFNRVVMAPRLLVIDEIGYLPLGRDEANLFFNVVAKRYERGSLILTSNLPFTQWAGTFADDQTLTAAMLDRLLHHAHIVQITGDSYRLKDKRKAGTTPPQTAAVE comes from the coding sequence ATGAATCTGCAGCACGCCCGGATTACCGAACTCAGCCAAAGCCTGAAGCTCGAGCGGATCGGGTCGGACTGGCCCCACCTGGCCCAGCAGGCCGCCGATCGCGAGGAGAGCTTTGCCGACTTCCTCGAGAAACTGCTCATCGCCGAGGCCAAGGCCCGCGCCGAACGCACCCGGCAGACCTTGCTCAAGATGGCCACCTTGCCGGTCGTGAAGACTTTGGAGCAGTACGACTTTGCTTTCTCCTTGGGAGCGCCCCGGGCCCAGCTCCAGGAACTGGCGGGTTTGAGCTTTATCGAGCGCACCGAGAACATCGTCCTGCTCGGCCCCAGCGGGGTTGGTAAAACCCATCTGGCGATCGCCTTGGCCTACCGCGCGGTGATGGCCGGCCTCAAGACACGCTTCGTCACCGCCGCCAATCTGATGTTGCAACTCACCGCCGCACACCGCCAGGAGCGTCTCAAGGAGTACTTCAACCGGGTCGTGATGGCGCCCAGGCTGTTGGTCATCGATGAGATCGGCTATCTGCCGCTCGGACGTGACGAAGCGAATCTCTTCTTCAACGTCGTCGCCAAGCGCTACGAGCGCGGCAGCCTGATTCTCACCAGCAACCTGCCGTTCACCCAGTGGGCGGGCACCTTTGCCGATGATCAGACCCTGACGGCCGCGATGCTGGATCGGCTCCTGCATCACGCCCACATCGTGCAAATCACCGGCGACAGTTACCGATTGAAGGACAAGCGCAAGGCAGGCACAACCCCGCCGCAGACAGCGGCCGTCGAATAA
- the istA gene encoding IS21 family transposase, with protein MLTQEQSVEIKVLARQGHGIKAIARELGVSRNTVRKYLRSESALPRYRLRAPRPCKLDPFKAYLQQRIEAARPHWIPATVLLRELRERGYAGGISQLKAYLAPFKRRPEEPVVRFETPPGRQMQADFTTIRRGRDPLKAFVATLGFSRATFVRFSDREDSAAWLTGLREALHYFGGVPEEVLFDNAGAIITERDAYGEGRHRWHPALYALAGAYGFRPKVCRPYRAQTKGKVERFNGYLKASFITPLAATLKSAGLTLDVETANAQIGPWLDQVAHQRVHGTTGVQPAVRLAEERLALRPLPVQAPQGLPAPQRHVGRVLPHDSLQHPLSVYDQLLEVTA; from the coding sequence ATGTTGACTCAGGAGCAGTCAGTGGAGATCAAAGTATTGGCCCGACAGGGCCATGGCATCAAAGCCATCGCGCGGGAGCTGGGCGTCTCGCGCAACACGGTACGCAAGTACCTGCGCAGCGAAAGCGCGTTGCCCCGGTACCGGCTGCGGGCGCCCCGCCCCTGCAAGTTGGATCCCTTCAAAGCCTATCTGCAGCAACGCATCGAGGCGGCACGTCCGCATTGGATTCCGGCCACGGTGCTGCTGCGAGAGCTTCGTGAACGGGGCTATGCAGGCGGCATCAGCCAGCTCAAGGCGTATCTCGCCCCCTTCAAACGGCGACCGGAAGAACCGGTGGTCCGCTTTGAAACCCCACCGGGCCGCCAGATGCAGGCCGATTTCACGACGATCCGGCGGGGGCGCGATCCGCTCAAAGCCTTCGTGGCCACGCTGGGGTTCAGTCGCGCCACGTTCGTGCGCTTTTCCGACCGCGAGGACAGCGCGGCCTGGTTGACGGGGCTGCGCGAGGCCCTCCACTACTTCGGCGGGGTGCCCGAAGAGGTGCTGTTCGACAATGCCGGCGCCATCATCACCGAACGGGACGCCTACGGTGAAGGCCGGCACCGCTGGCACCCGGCCCTGTACGCGCTGGCCGGGGCGTATGGCTTCCGGCCCAAGGTCTGCCGGCCGTACCGGGCCCAAACCAAGGGCAAGGTGGAGCGCTTCAACGGATACCTGAAAGCCAGCTTCATCACGCCACTGGCGGCCACGCTCAAGAGCGCCGGCTTGACACTCGATGTCGAGACCGCCAATGCCCAGATCGGCCCCTGGCTCGATCAGGTGGCGCATCAACGGGTGCACGGCACCACCGGCGTACAGCCCGCGGTGCGATTGGCCGAAGAGCGCCTCGCCCTGCGGCCGTTGCCGGTTCAGGCACCCCAAGGCTTGCCGGCACCCCAGCGGCACGTTGGCCGCGTCTTGCCCCATGACAGCCTGCAACATCCCCTGTCGGTGTACGACCAGTTGCTGGAGGTGACGGCATGA
- a CDS encoding IS481 family transposase produces MQIRLHKNARTTPAVRQAIQASTLSERALAQKHGISRTTVRKWKHRSSVEDASHRPHTLRTTLTPAQEAIVVYLRQALLLPLDDLLAVTREFLNPAVSRSGLDRCLRRHGVASLKTLLPPTEKAKVKPFKAYEPGFLHLDVKYLPAIDGEPRRYLFVAIDRATRWVYVALKPNRSALSAKDFLKAVIQAAPFRIQKCLTDNGSEFTDRFLTRTRQPSGTHEFDRLCTEQGIEHRLIPPGRPQTNGLVERFNGRIEEVLQTHHFDSTADLDTTLHRYVELYNHHIPQKALGHLTPIQALKNWQLSHPHLFRKKVYDLAGLDT; encoded by the coding sequence ATGCAGATTCGTCTTCATAAGAACGCCCGTACCACCCCGGCCGTTCGGCAGGCCATTCAAGCGTCCACGTTGAGCGAGCGCGCCTTGGCCCAAAAGCATGGCATTAGCCGAACGACCGTCCGCAAGTGGAAACACCGATCCTCGGTCGAAGATGCCTCACACCGGCCCCACACCCTCAGAACCACGCTCACGCCCGCCCAGGAAGCCATCGTGGTCTACCTCCGCCAAGCTCTGCTCCTCCCCTTGGATGATCTCCTGGCCGTGACCCGGGAATTTCTCAATCCCGCCGTGTCCCGTTCCGGGCTAGACCGCTGCCTGCGCCGCCACGGGGTGGCGTCCCTCAAGACCCTGCTTCCGCCTACAGAGAAGGCGAAGGTCAAACCCTTCAAGGCCTATGAGCCCGGCTTCCTTCACCTGGATGTTAAGTACTTGCCCGCCATCGACGGCGAACCCCGCCGATACCTGTTCGTCGCCATCGACCGCGCCACCCGCTGGGTCTATGTCGCCCTCAAGCCCAACCGCTCCGCCTTAAGCGCCAAGGACTTCCTCAAAGCGGTGATTCAGGCCGCTCCTTTCCGCATCCAGAAATGCCTGACCGACAACGGCTCGGAGTTTACCGACCGTTTCCTGACCCGAACTCGGCAGCCCTCGGGGACGCATGAGTTTGACCGCCTCTGTACTGAACAAGGCATCGAACATCGCCTGATTCCGCCGGGCCGGCCCCAAACGAATGGCCTGGTGGAACGCTTCAATGGCCGCATCGAGGAGGTGTTGCAAACCCATCACTTCGATTCAACCGCCGATCTGGACACCACCTTGCACCGCTATGTCGAGCTGTACAATCATCACATTCCCCAAAAGGCCTTAGGCCATCTCACCCCGATCCAGGCTCTCAAAAACTGGCAACTGTCCCATCCTCATCTTTTTCGAAAGAAGGTTTACGATCTTGCGGGACTTGACACTTAG
- a CDS encoding IS630 family transposase codes for MSQAYSIDLRQRVISACNEGQSASAVAARFSVSVSFIEKLKRQRRERGTLAPKPHAGGGRPLLAEYDEAIRAYLNAKPDTTLAELREVLEVKVQLSTLWYHLDRLGLTFKKTLRAGEQDREDVRLARAHWQAEQGTLNAAQLVFIDETFVTTAMTRRYGWGPRGERVIGTVPQGQRQTITFVAALRQEGVTAPMITEGPMNGELFLAYVPEFICPTLVPGNVVIWDNLSSHQVKGVREAIEACGAKVMPLPSHSPDFNPIEQVFAKFKARLRQASQRTLDAVETTMGTLLSQFTPGECVNDFRNAGYAV; via the coding sequence ATGAGCCAGGCCTATTCCATCGACCTTCGCCAGCGCGTGATCAGCGCTTGTAATGAGGGACAGAGTGCGTCAGCCGTCGCTGCACGGTTTTCGGTGAGTGTGTCGTTCATCGAGAAACTCAAACGCCAGCGGCGCGAACGCGGGACGCTGGCACCCAAGCCTCATGCGGGCGGCGGTCGGCCGCTTTTGGCCGAATACGACGAGGCGATACGCGCCTACCTGAACGCTAAACCCGACACCACCTTAGCGGAACTGCGTGAGGTCTTGGAGGTGAAGGTTCAACTCTCAACCCTTTGGTACCACCTTGACCGCTTGGGCCTGACCTTCAAAAAAACGCTCCGGGCGGGCGAACAAGACCGAGAGGATGTCCGCCTCGCCCGTGCTCACTGGCAAGCCGAACAAGGGACTCTGAACGCGGCTCAGCTCGTGTTCATCGATGAAACCTTTGTCACCACGGCGATGACTCGGCGGTATGGCTGGGGGCCTCGAGGCGAACGGGTCATTGGAACGGTTCCGCAGGGACAGCGGCAGACGATCACCTTCGTGGCGGCTTTACGCCAGGAGGGGGTGACGGCCCCCATGATCACCGAAGGGCCTATGAACGGCGAGTTATTCTTGGCGTATGTGCCGGAATTTATCTGTCCGACGTTGGTTCCGGGGAATGTGGTCATCTGGGACAATCTGTCCTCCCATCAGGTGAAGGGGGTTCGCGAAGCGATTGAAGCCTGTGGAGCCAAAGTGATGCCTTTGCCGTCTCATAGCCCCGACTTCAATCCCATCGAACAAGTCTTCGCGAAGTTCAAAGCACGGCTTCGCCAGGCGAGTCAACGCACCCTCGACGCGGTTGAGACCACGATGGGAACGCTCTTGAGCCAGTTCACGCCAGGAGAGTGCGTCAATGATTTCCGCAACGCTGGTTATGCCGTATAA
- a CDS encoding DNA/RNA non-specific endonuclease translates to MRRLGLLPLIFSAALTACTSVPRSDIPAYSAPPTARTVLPPTETQPEGNLLRLGYEGFTVWIDCEKRGAVKWRYNAQHDNGNEPRSNTFRLDPYVPEECQQTSTKGYGHGYDRGHQVPANHLDHSPAAIQQSNYMTNILPQVSQMNRGAWKLTEEIIECYRDIDELLVIGGVIWGDNPEDDYFVESHGVRTPDAFWKVIMRGDGRAIAWIVPNSKEATARMLDHYLVTVTDIERLTQETLPVTGDARTTKPTSSWGVPIGCDKG, encoded by the coding sequence ATGCGACGTCTTGGCTTACTACCTCTAATCTTTTCCGCGGCGCTTACCGCCTGCACCAGTGTTCCACGTAGCGATATCCCGGCATACTCGGCGCCGCCTACTGCTCGAACGGTTCTCCCGCCGACCGAAACTCAGCCCGAAGGAAACCTTCTCCGTCTGGGATATGAAGGCTTCACGGTGTGGATCGACTGCGAGAAGCGGGGAGCGGTGAAATGGCGTTATAACGCCCAACACGATAACGGCAACGAGCCTCGTTCCAACACCTTCAGACTCGATCCTTACGTCCCCGAAGAGTGCCAGCAAACCAGCACAAAAGGCTACGGCCACGGGTATGATCGAGGTCACCAAGTGCCGGCGAATCACCTCGATCATTCGCCGGCGGCGATTCAGCAAAGCAATTACATGACGAATATCCTGCCGCAGGTTTCGCAGATGAATCGTGGGGCGTGGAAGTTGACCGAGGAGATCATTGAGTGCTATCGAGACATCGATGAGCTGCTCGTGATCGGGGGCGTGATCTGGGGCGACAATCCCGAGGACGATTATTTCGTGGAGAGTCATGGCGTGAGAACCCCGGATGCGTTCTGGAAAGTGATCATGCGCGGGGATGGGCGGGCGATTGCCTGGATCGTGCCGAACTCGAAGGAAGCGACGGCAAGGATGCTCGACCATTATCTCGTGACCGTCACCGATATTGAGCGCCTAACCCAAGAGACATTGCCGGTTACCGGCGATGCCCGGACTACCAAGCCGACGTCTTCCTGGGGCGTGCCGATAGGGTGCGACAAAGGATAG
- the btuB gene encoding TonB-dependent vitamin B12 receptor, producing MRTETRCLQTALLYLYLPLAHGDEANVSRLDTITVTATRTERSVEESLASVTVIDRDEIERRQAQSVQDVLRGVPGLSVTNNGGLGKNTSVHLRGTESGHVLVLIDGVRAGSATSGAMAFQDIPIDQIERIEIVRGPRSSLYGSETIGGVIQIFTRKGGKGLRPYVSFGAGSHSMYKATGGISGGDDRVWYSLNGSRLETRGFNACAGRPFNLGGGGCFTRQPDDDGYRNTSGSARAGYRFDNGLEIEGNLLHAEGDNEFDGTTQNRSTFVQQMVGGSLRYSPLEFWTTSLRAGRTLDESDNFFDRQFSSSFNTQRVNVTWQNDFALAEGHLFTLGLDYYNDQVSGTTDYAVDSRDDKAGFAQYQLTMGGFDAVAGVRVDDNEQFGVQPTGNVALGYGFENGIRLTGSWGSAFKAPSFNELYFPGFGNPELAPENSESWEIGASGEIWNVAWALNGYHTEIEDLIATICGPARCFPENLNRARILGLEAQASTRIWGFDIAANVSLIDPENLSEGPDKGNRLPRRAQTMFRFDLDRAIGPVRVGTTVYGEGRRFDDAANTQRLAGYVTVDLRASVDLYRGLSVEGRVANLLNKHYQTARFYNQDDLNFFVTVRYAPEFL from the coding sequence ATGAGAACCGAAACACGCTGTCTTCAAACGGCTTTACTGTACCTTTATCTACCGTTGGCTCATGGCGATGAAGCCAACGTGTCCCGACTCGATACCATTACGGTCACCGCTACTCGAACCGAGCGTAGCGTCGAAGAGTCCCTGGCTTCGGTTACGGTTATCGACCGCGACGAGATCGAGCGTCGACAGGCGCAGTCCGTCCAGGATGTCCTACGCGGCGTGCCGGGGCTGTCCGTCACCAATAACGGCGGCCTAGGAAAGAACACATCGGTACACCTGCGCGGAACCGAATCCGGGCATGTGCTGGTCTTGATTGACGGTGTACGCGCCGGTTCGGCTACCAGCGGAGCGATGGCCTTCCAGGACATTCCGATCGATCAGATCGAGCGCATCGAGATCGTTCGAGGACCGCGTTCGAGCTTGTACGGTTCGGAAACAATTGGCGGCGTGATCCAGATCTTTACTCGCAAGGGTGGTAAAGGCCTAAGGCCCTATGTGAGCTTCGGCGCCGGCAGTCATTCGATGTACAAAGCGACCGGCGGCATATCCGGCGGCGATGACCGGGTGTGGTACAGCCTGAACGGTTCCCGTTTGGAAACGCGGGGCTTCAATGCCTGCGCCGGGCGGCCTTTCAACTTGGGCGGCGGGGGTTGCTTCACCCGTCAGCCCGACGACGACGGCTATCGCAACACCTCCGGCAGCGCTCGCGCCGGCTACCGCTTCGACAATGGCCTGGAAATCGAGGGCAATCTGTTGCACGCGGAAGGCGACAACGAGTTCGACGGCACCACGCAGAACCGTTCGACCTTCGTGCAGCAAATGGTGGGAGGCAGCCTGAGATACTCGCCGCTCGAATTCTGGACCACGAGCCTACGGGCCGGCCGAACCTTGGACGAATCGGACAATTTTTTTGATCGGCAATTCAGCAGTTCCTTCAACACGCAGCGGGTCAACGTCACCTGGCAGAACGATTTCGCTCTCGCGGAGGGGCATCTTTTTACCTTGGGGCTGGATTACTACAACGATCAGGTCAGCGGCACGACCGATTATGCCGTGGACTCGCGCGACGACAAGGCGGGTTTCGCCCAGTACCAGCTGACCATGGGCGGATTCGATGCAGTTGCGGGGGTGCGTGTGGACGATAATGAACAGTTCGGTGTTCAGCCGACCGGGAACGTCGCCTTGGGCTATGGCTTCGAAAACGGCATCCGGCTGACCGGGTCCTGGGGCAGCGCCTTCAAAGCGCCGTCTTTCAACGAACTCTACTTCCCGGGATTCGGCAATCCCGAGCTCGCCCCGGAAAATTCGGAGAGCTGGGAAATCGGAGCGAGCGGTGAGATCTGGAACGTCGCCTGGGCGCTCAACGGCTACCATACCGAGATCGAAGACTTGATTGCCACCATATGCGGGCCGGCAAGGTGTTTCCCCGAAAACCTGAACCGGGCGCGCATACTCGGTCTCGAAGCACAGGCCTCTACCCGTATCTGGGGATTCGACATCGCGGCCAACGTCAGCCTGATCGATCCGGAAAATCTATCGGAAGGTCCGGACAAAGGGAACCGGCTGCCGCGCAGGGCACAGACTATGTTTCGGTTCGATCTCGACCGCGCGATCGGTCCGGTTCGGGTTGGAACCACCGTGTACGGCGAGGGCCGGCGTTTCGACGATGCCGCCAACACTCAGCGGCTGGCCGGCTACGTGACGGTCGATCTCCGCGCCAGCGTCGATCTTTATCGGGGCTTGTCTGTGGAGGGGCGGGTAGCTAATCTGTTGAACAAGCATTATCAGACCGCCCGTTTTTACAATCAGGACGACTTGAATTTCTTTGTAACTGTGCGCTATGCGCCGGAGTTTCTGTGA
- the cobO gene encoding cob(I)yrinic acid a,c-diamide adenosyltransferase, translating into MSDLSRAERHRRRMVRKKAVVDSAIAHATQDKGLLLVLTGNGKGKSSSAFGMVARALGHGMKVGVCQFIKGRSDTGEEAFFRRHSGVDWRVLGEGFTWETQDLERDTAVAREGWETARAMLTDPAYGLVILDELTYPLKFGYLDAGTVLADIAARPSMQHVVVTGRGAPQSLIDAADTVTEMRDVKHAYAAGVRAQPGIDL; encoded by the coding sequence GTGTCGGATTTATCGCGAGCAGAACGTCACCGCCGGCGCATGGTGCGCAAGAAGGCGGTAGTGGACAGCGCCATTGCCCACGCCACGCAGGACAAGGGTCTGCTACTGGTCCTCACCGGCAACGGCAAGGGCAAGTCCTCTTCCGCCTTCGGCATGGTCGCTCGCGCGCTGGGGCACGGCATGAAAGTGGGCGTGTGTCAGTTCATCAAGGGCCGTTCGGATACCGGGGAAGAGGCTTTTTTCCGCCGGCATTCGGGCGTCGATTGGCGAGTGCTGGGCGAGGGCTTCACCTGGGAGACGCAGGACCTCGAACGGGACACCGCCGTCGCCCGCGAGGGCTGGGAAACGGCCCGTGCGATGCTGACCGATCCGGCTTATGGACTCGTGATCCTGGACGAACTCACCTATCCCCTGAAATTCGGTTATCTCGACGCCGGAACGGTGCTCGCGGACATTGCCGCGCGCCCGTCCATGCAGCACGTGGTGGTCACCGGACGCGGCGCGCCGCAAAGCCTGATCGATGCGGCCGATACCGTGACCGAGATGCGTGACGTGAAGCATGCTTACGCCGCCGGCGTGCGGGCGCAGCCGGGCATCGATCTCTAA
- the bluB gene encoding 5,6-dimethylbenzimidazole synthase — MTQHRYPDGDRAAVYRVIRERRDMRHFRRGAIDPAVLRRLLDAAHWAPSVGYMQPWRFIRITDPALRRAIHAQVRAECEATAEACGSRADEVRRLKLEGILECGELLVAALADGRENYVLGRRTLPEMDLCSVACAIQNLWLAARAEGLGMGWVSLFEPDELSRLLNLPEGARPVAVLCLGHVDTFYPEPMLETVGWDTRRAMDETVFENVWGQPLDLPTP; from the coding sequence ATGACCCAACACCGCTATCCTGACGGCGACCGTGCCGCGGTCTACCGGGTGATCCGGGAACGCCGCGACATGCGCCATTTTCGGCGCGGAGCGATCGATCCCGCGGTCTTGCGGCGCTTGCTCGACGCCGCGCATTGGGCTCCCTCTGTAGGTTATATGCAGCCCTGGCGTTTCATACGCATCACCGACCCGGCGCTTCGCCGCGCCATCCATGCGCAGGTCAGGGCGGAATGCGAAGCGACCGCCGAGGCCTGCGGTTCGCGAGCGGACGAAGTCCGGCGCTTGAAGCTCGAAGGCATTCTCGAATGCGGCGAGCTGCTCGTTGCGGCGCTGGCCGACGGCCGCGAAAACTATGTCCTGGGCCGGCGCACGCTGCCGGAGATGGACCTGTGTTCGGTCGCCTGCGCTATCCAGAACCTGTGGCTCGCGGCCCGTGCCGAAGGATTGGGCATGGGCTGGGTATCGCTGTTCGAGCCCGACGAGTTGTCCCGATTGCTGAATCTGCCGGAAGGCGCCCGCCCGGTCGCGGTTCTTTGCCTCGGACATGTCGACACGTTCTATCCCGAGCCTATGCTCGAAACCGTAGGCTGGGACACGCGCCGCGCAATGGATGAGACCGTGTTCGAGAACGTCTGGGGTCAGCCGCTCGATCTGCCGACCCCATGA
- a CDS encoding cobyrinate a,c-diamide synthase, translating into MNHCPALLIAAPASGQGKTTVTAGLARLHARRGRRVRVFKTGPDFLDPMVLEKASGAPVYNLDLWMGGESHCRRLLHAAAGEADLILVEGVMGLYDGEPSSADLAVLYGIPVLAVVDASAMAQTFAAVAHGLATFRDELRFFGVLANRVGSAGHAEMLRTALPDRGIWRGALPREADFELPERHLGLYPAEEIADLDARIEAVADALERTPLAESPPPVDFPSIGLEETATLPLSGVTIAVARDSAFCFLYRANLDTLRALGAELVFFSPLADKGLPQADAVWLPGGYPELHLDQLAANHALKDALRRHQAAGKPILAECGGFLYLLETLADTRGHHAEMVGLLPGRAVVQARLANLGLQSVELPEGRLRGHTFHHARAETHLAPVTHTCTEKSSGRPEAVYRDRRLLASFLHLYFSSNPAATAALFAP; encoded by the coding sequence ATGAACCACTGTCCGGCTCTGCTGATCGCCGCGCCCGCTTCGGGCCAGGGCAAGACCACCGTCACCGCCGGCCTCGCTCGCCTGCACGCGCGGCGAGGACGAAGGGTGCGGGTATTCAAGACCGGACCCGATTTTCTCGACCCTATGGTGTTGGAGAAGGCGAGCGGCGCCCCGGTTTATAACCTGGATCTCTGGATGGGCGGTGAGTCGCATTGCCGCCGCTTGCTGCACGCTGCCGCCGGCGAAGCCGATCTGATCCTAGTCGAAGGCGTGATGGGGCTCTACGACGGCGAGCCGTCCAGCGCCGATCTCGCGGTTCTGTATGGCATTCCTGTCCTAGCGGTTGTCGACGCTTCCGCCATGGCCCAGACCTTCGCTGCTGTCGCGCACGGCCTTGCCACGTTTCGTGACGAGCTGCGCTTCTTTGGCGTGCTGGCCAACCGGGTCGGCAGCGCTGGACATGCCGAGATGCTTCGTACCGCTTTGCCGGATCGGGGTATCTGGCGCGGGGCCTTGCCGCGCGAAGCGGATTTCGAGCTCCCGGAACGCCATCTGGGCCTCTACCCCGCGGAAGAGATCGCCGATCTCGACGCCCGAATCGAAGCCGTGGCGGACGCCTTGGAACGAACGCCCTTAGCCGAGTCGCCGCCACCGGTGGATTTTCCATCAATCGGACTGGAGGAAACCGCGACTTTGCCGCTGTCAGGCGTGACCATTGCCGTGGCACGCGATTCGGCTTTCTGCTTTCTCTATCGGGCCAACCTCGATACTCTGCGGGCCTTGGGTGCGGAGCTGGTGTTCTTTTCTCCTCTAGCGGACAAAGGGTTGCCTCAGGCAGATGCCGTGTGGCTGCCGGGTGGCTATCCGGAACTGCACCTTGACCAGCTAGCCGCCAATCACGCCTTGAAAGACGCGCTGCGCCGCCATCAGGCCGCCGGCAAGCCGATACTCGCCGAATGCGGAGGATTCTTGTATCTCCTGGAAACGCTCGCGGATACCCGAGGCCACCATGCGGAAATGGTTGGTCTGCTGCCCGGCCGCGCCGTCGTGCAGGCGCGGCTCGCCAATTTGGGGCTGCAGAGCGTGGAGCTGCCCGAAGGCAGGTTGCGAGGGCATACTTTCCACCATGCCCGAGCCGAGACGCACCTCGCACCGGTAACCCATACCTGCACGGAGAAGAGCAGCGGCCGGCCGGAGGCGGTTTACCGCGACAGGCGTTTGCTGGCTTCGTTCTTGCATCTTTATTTTTCGTCGAACCCCGCCGCCACGGCGGCTCTCTTTGCTCCATGA